From one Flavobacterium sp. N502536 genomic stretch:
- a CDS encoding DUF1810 domain-containing protein, translated as MAYSNNDLMRFLDAQNKLYLTALSEIKKGKKETHWMWFIFPQIKGLGKSDTANYYAINDLKEATDFLEHPILGKHLIEISELFLTFKRKSADGILGDLNARKLRSSMTLFSLVENTNPVFQEILDAFFSGETDPLTLSIINSTIESSVEAEMA; from the coding sequence ATGGCTTATTCAAACAATGATTTAATGCGTTTTTTAGATGCGCAAAACAAACTTTATCTTACTGCCCTTTCTGAAATTAAAAAAGGAAAAAAGGAGACACACTGGATGTGGTTCATTTTTCCTCAAATTAAAGGATTGGGTAAGAGTGATACTGCAAATTATTATGCCATTAACGATCTAAAAGAAGCAACCGACTTTTTAGAACACCCAATTTTAGGAAAACATCTTATCGAAATTTCAGAACTGTTTTTAACTTTTAAAAGAAAGTCAGCCGATGGAATTTTAGGTGATTTAAATGCGCGTAAATTACGTTCGTCTATGACACTTTTCTCTTTGGTAGAAAATACAAATCCTGTATTTCAGGAAATTTTAGATGCTTTTTTCTCAGGAGAAACGGATCCTCTTACATTGTCTATTATTAATTCAACTATAGAATCATCTGTTGAAGCTGAAATGGCTTAG
- a CDS encoding alpha-ketoglutarate-dependent dioxygenase AlkB family protein, with protein sequence MTLFSDTELFATGLEGKKIFDLPDAELILIDNFFSKEESDRFYEKLLRQTKWREYEMEMYDKIVTAPRMISWYEDKDNVGADQNGPDWTYELLRIRGRVERETQLEFNSLLLNLYRDGNDGVSWHSDKEHNTGPNPIIASVTFGETRMFRLRHKFRKEIPQVEIPLHHGSFLLMSGTTNSFWQHQVPKTARDVLPRINLTFRRTNRKS encoded by the coding sequence ATGACACTATTTAGCGATACCGAATTATTTGCCACAGGTTTGGAAGGAAAAAAGATATTTGACCTGCCTGATGCAGAACTTATTTTGATCGATAACTTCTTCAGTAAAGAAGAATCTGATCGTTTTTACGAAAAATTACTACGTCAAACGAAATGGAGAGAATATGAAATGGAAATGTATGATAAAATTGTTACAGCTCCCCGAATGATTTCCTGGTACGAAGACAAAGATAATGTTGGAGCAGATCAAAATGGTCCTGACTGGACTTATGAATTGTTAAGGATTAGAGGACGTGTCGAAAGAGAAACCCAACTCGAATTTAATAGTCTGCTGCTTAATTTATATCGAGATGGCAATGATGGTGTTTCCTGGCACAGCGACAAAGAACATAACACCGGACCAAACCCAATTATTGCTTCGGTCACTTTTGGCGAAACCCGAATGTTCCGATTGCGTCATAAATTCCGAAAAGAAATTCCACAAGTAGAGATTCCGCTGCATCATGGTTCTTTTCTATTAATGTCCGGAACGACTAATAGTTTTTGGCAACATCAGGTTCCCAAAACTGCTCGTGATGTTTTACCCAGGATCAACCTGACCTTTAGGAGAACCAACCGAAAAAGTTGA
- a CDS encoding exonuclease domain-containing protein, with the protein MKKQEYAIVDIETTGGNASGSCITEIAIVIHDGEKVTDRFETLVNPQKEIPLAIFALTGINNEMVANAPIFDDISDKVLEMLTDRIFVAHNVNFDYSFVRHELEKAGLKWTARKLCTVRAARKIRPGFPSYSLGKLCNSLDIPLENQHRAGGDADATAILFSRLLEWDEEGHIEQMIKNTAQDQRLPPNLPPEDFNQLPEKPGVYYFYNEVKKVIYVGKAVNIKKRVASHFSGHKINPQRQHFLRDIYSISYEVCGNELMALLLECTEIKHLWPTYNRALKRFEPKFGLYEYEARNGYKYLAIGKLNKFQPCIEHFSSLHEATNMLRGLAERFEIDYRFCKYSKPEEGESFQNNDVKDLPEVSLHNEQVDNAIDFLLSNRPTFAIIEKGRTAHERSCIWIENGHFYGMGYIPLDVAITDPSEVKNYATPYKSNQYIVQLIFAYAEKNPRKVFFNKNLLQSRI; encoded by the coding sequence ATGAAAAAGCAAGAATATGCCATAGTCGATATTGAAACCACAGGCGGGAATGCCAGTGGCAGCTGCATTACAGAAATTGCCATTGTCATTCACGATGGCGAAAAAGTAACAGACCGCTTTGAAACACTTGTAAACCCACAGAAGGAAATACCTCTTGCTATTTTTGCCTTAACAGGAATTAATAACGAAATGGTAGCTAATGCGCCAATCTTCGATGACATTTCAGATAAAGTATTAGAGATGCTTACCGATCGAATCTTTGTGGCTCATAATGTCAATTTTGATTATTCGTTTGTTCGTCATGAACTTGAAAAAGCAGGTCTTAAATGGACCGCCAGAAAGTTATGTACCGTTCGCGCAGCCCGAAAAATCAGACCGGGTTTTCCCTCCTATAGTTTAGGAAAGCTTTGCAATTCGCTCGACATCCCTTTAGAAAACCAGCATCGCGCCGGCGGAGATGCAGATGCTACCGCTATATTGTTTTCGCGATTACTCGAATGGGATGAGGAAGGTCATATCGAACAAATGATCAAAAACACGGCACAGGATCAGCGTTTACCTCCTAACCTTCCGCCAGAAGATTTTAATCAACTACCCGAAAAACCGGGTGTCTATTATTTTTATAATGAGGTAAAAAAAGTAATCTACGTGGGAAAAGCGGTTAATATAAAAAAACGTGTTGCCTCTCATTTTAGCGGTCACAAAATTAATCCGCAAAGACAACATTTCTTACGGGATATTTATTCTATTTCCTATGAAGTTTGTGGCAACGAGTTAATGGCGCTGCTGTTAGAATGTACCGAAATTAAACACCTTTGGCCAACTTACAACAGGGCTTTAAAACGATTTGAACCAAAATTTGGATTGTACGAATATGAAGCCCGCAACGGATATAAATATCTGGCTATCGGGAAACTCAATAAATTTCAGCCGTGTATTGAGCATTTCAGTAGTTTACACGAAGCAACAAATATGCTGCGGGGTTTAGCAGAACGATTTGAAATTGATTATAGATTTTGCAAATATTCAAAACCTGAAGAAGGAGAATCCTTTCAGAATAATGATGTAAAAGATTTGCCGGAGGTTTCCCTTCACAATGAACAAGTCGACAATGCTATTGATTTTTTATTAAGCAACAGACCCACTTTTGCCATTATAGAAAAAGGAAGAACAGCACACGAACGCAGTTGTATTTGGATAGAAAACGGTCATTTTTATGGCATGGGATATATTCCGTTGGATGTTGCGATTACCGATCCTTCCGAAGTAAAAAATTATGCTACGCCTTATAAAAGCAATCAATACATTGTGCAATTGATTTTTGCTTATGCAGAGAAAAATCCCCGAAAAGTTTTTTTCAACAAAAATTTGCTACAATCAAGGATCTAA
- a CDS encoding APC family permease — protein sequence MQENDQEDFKRELGLLDGTMLVVGSMIGSGIFIVSADITRQVGSAGWLTLIWLLSGLITVIAAVSYGELSAMFPKAGGQYVYLKEAYNKLIAFLYGWSFFAVIQTGTIAAVGVAFSKFAAYLYEPLSDENILYELGAFKLNAAQLVSIFTIVVLTLINSRGVKNGKILQTVLTIIKILSLLGLIVFGLTLGAKASIWDANWGANAWATRTYNAESGSWLPISGTALISGISAAMVGSLFSSDAWNGVTFIAGEIKNPKRNVGFSLFLGTFIVTIIYVLTNLMYLAVVPLDEIATAKSDRVAVVASHYIFGNIGTLIIAIMIMISTFACNNGLIMAGARVYYTMAKDGLFFKKAAVLNESSVPGWALWAQCFWASALCLTGKYGDLLDFVIIIVLIFYILTIYGIFILRKKMPEAERPYRAFGYPFLPMLYIVIATAICISLLLTKFSTCGWGVLIMLTGIPVYYLTKPKE from the coding sequence ATGCAAGAAAACGACCAGGAAGATTTTAAAAGAGAACTGGGATTATTAGACGGAACCATGCTTGTGGTAGGTTCTATGATTGGATCAGGAATATTTATCGTGAGCGCCGATATCACCAGACAAGTAGGCTCAGCAGGATGGTTAACGCTAATTTGGCTCCTTTCAGGACTGATTACGGTAATAGCTGCTGTGAGTTACGGCGAGCTTAGCGCAATGTTTCCAAAAGCCGGAGGACAATATGTGTACCTAAAGGAAGCTTACAATAAACTAATTGCCTTTTTGTATGGCTGGAGTTTTTTTGCTGTAATCCAGACCGGAACGATTGCTGCGGTTGGAGTGGCTTTCTCAAAGTTTGCAGCTTATTTGTATGAGCCATTGAGCGATGAAAATATACTTTATGAACTGGGGGCTTTTAAGCTCAACGCCGCTCAGTTGGTTTCGATTTTTACCATTGTTGTATTAACCCTGATTAATAGCCGCGGGGTGAAGAATGGAAAAATTCTGCAAACCGTTCTGACTATTATCAAAATTTTATCTTTACTTGGTTTAATCGTTTTTGGATTAACATTAGGCGCAAAAGCTTCGATTTGGGATGCCAATTGGGGCGCTAATGCCTGGGCAACACGTACCTATAATGCAGAAAGTGGCTCGTGGCTGCCTATTAGCGGAACAGCTTTGATTAGTGGAATTTCGGCCGCCATGGTAGGTTCGTTATTTTCCAGTGATGCCTGGAATGGGGTTACTTTTATTGCGGGTGAAATTAAAAACCCAAAGCGTAACGTAGGTTTCAGTTTGTTCTTAGGAACTTTTATTGTAACGATCATCTATGTTTTGACCAATTTAATGTATTTGGCGGTAGTTCCGTTAGACGAGATCGCTACAGCCAAATCAGACCGTGTAGCGGTAGTGGCTTCGCATTATATTTTTGGTAATATTGGTACGCTCATTATTGCGATCATGATCATGATTTCGACTTTTGCCTGCAACAACGGACTCATTATGGCTGGTGCAAGGGTATATTATACCATGGCAAAGGATGGCCTTTTCTTTAAAAAAGCAGCCGTTTTGAACGAATCAAGTGTTCCGGGCTGGGCTTTGTGGGCACAGTGTTTCTGGGCTTCTGCTTTGTGTCTGACAGGAAAGTATGGCGATTTATTAGATTTTGTAATTATCATTGTATTGATTTTTTACATTTTAACCATTTATGGAATTTTCATCTTGAGGAAAAAAATGCCGGAAGCCGAAAGACCCTATAGAGCCTTTGGATACCCATTTTTACCAATGCTGTACATTGTAATTGCAACTGCCATTTGTATTTCGCTGTTGCTTACCAAATTCTCAACCTGTGGATGGGGAGTTTTGATTATGTTAACGGGAATTCCGGTGTATTACTTGACGAAACCGAAAGAATAA
- a CDS encoding DUF5958 family protein: MYQMSKEEEIINKVAQDKIDFNLGIQLLLEDPHYDFERLFTTLKNYIYNAIPEKTHYDTETYQQALHTIPLKSTYTPIVLLKNYPTRIAFYKLAELPENENKKVLTSLLWIFKITDTERRNTECKNGCEHFWHEFE, encoded by the coding sequence ATGTACCAAATGTCTAAAGAAGAAGAGATAATCAACAAGGTTGCGCAGGATAAAATAGACTTTAATCTTGGAATACAACTTTTATTAGAAGATCCCCATTATGATTTCGAAAGGCTGTTTACAACTTTAAAAAACTATATATACAACGCCATTCCTGAGAAAACTCATTATGATACCGAAACTTATCAGCAGGCGCTTCATACCATTCCATTAAAATCAACCTATACCCCGATTGTACTTTTAAAAAATTACCCAACACGAATTGCCTTTTATAAACTAGCGGAACTTCCTGAAAACGAAAATAAAAAAGTTTTAACCTCATTACTCTGGATTTTTAAAATTACAGATACTGAACGAAGAAATACCGAATGTAAAAATGGCTGTGAACATTTTTGGCATGAATTTGAATAA